The following are encoded together in the Acaryochloris thomasi RCC1774 genome:
- a CDS encoding proteasome-type protease, with product MTYCLGIKTHFGLVMAADSLTNAGVDYVSKVQKLFDFSRPGERVILISNAGNLSMTQNVLTLVRRDIKNQAENDIYDLPTMFEVAQYLGKRVRDVADQNRNWMQQDKIDFSCSFLLGGQIKGEAPELYMIYSQGNFLRATKETPYLQIGEIKYGKPILDRTISYETQLDDAAKCALLSLDSTMKSNISVGPPINMVMYETDSLEIVHQVKFFDADPYLNKIRQSWEQSVKQAFQQLPSPDWQRVDTREQEDNWLSPSNIIPD from the coding sequence ATGACCTATTGCCTCGGAATCAAGACCCATTTTGGCTTGGTGATGGCTGCTGACTCATTAACCAATGCCGGAGTGGATTACGTTTCAAAGGTACAAAAGCTGTTTGACTTTTCTCGACCTGGAGAGCGGGTCATTTTGATTAGCAACGCTGGTAATCTGTCCATGACCCAGAACGTTTTAACGCTGGTGCGGCGGGATATCAAGAATCAGGCAGAAAATGACATCTACGATCTGCCGACGATGTTTGAAGTGGCTCAGTACCTGGGCAAGAGAGTCCGTGACGTCGCCGATCAGAATCGAAACTGGATGCAGCAGGACAAGATTGACTTCTCCTGTAGCTTTTTGTTGGGGGGACAAATCAAGGGAGAAGCGCCAGAGCTATACATGATTTACAGTCAAGGGAACTTCTTGCGGGCGACCAAGGAGACACCCTATTTGCAAATTGGCGAAATTAAATACGGCAAGCCGATTCTAGATCGCACCATTAGCTATGAGACTCAGTTGGACGATGCTGCTAAGTGCGCCCTTCTCTCGCTAGATTCCACTATGAAATCGAATATTTCTGTTGGCCCCCCCATTAATATGGTGATGTACGAGACCGATAGCCTTGAGATTGTCCATCAGGTCAAATTCTTTGACGCTGATCCCTATTTAAATAAGATTCGCCAATCTTGGGAGCAATCCGTCAAGCAGGCTTTTCAGCAGTTGCCGAGTCCAGATTGGCAACGGGTCGATACCCGCGAGCAAGAAGATAACTGGCTATCTCCCAGCAATATTATTCCTGATTAG
- a CDS encoding Spx/MgsR family RNA polymerase-binding regulatory protein, which produces MSLTVYGIPTCGTCKKAIQWLEAHNVAYEFINTKDHPPSKQQIQDWVSALGSKPMRNTSGKSYREIGEEKKDWTDAQWVDAFAQDAMLLKRPLFVKDGTAVLVGFRASEDMIQQALGL; this is translated from the coding sequence ATGTCTCTAACTGTTTACGGCATTCCTACCTGTGGCACCTGCAAAAAGGCGATCCAGTGGCTAGAGGCTCATAACGTGGCCTACGAGTTTATTAATACTAAGGATCACCCGCCGTCAAAGCAGCAGATTCAGGACTGGGTGAGCGCACTGGGTTCCAAGCCCATGCGGAATACTTCTGGCAAGTCCTATCGAGAGATCGGAGAAGAGAAAAAAGACTGGACTGATGCCCAGTGGGTGGATGCCTTTGCCCAAGATGCGATGCTGCTCAAGCGTCCGCTGTTTGTTAAAGATGGCACCGCTGTCCTCGTTGGTTTCCGGGCTTCAGAAGATATGATTCAGCAAGCGTTAGGATTATAG
- a CDS encoding phytoene desaturase family protein has translation MTLDTIETDVVVIGSGIGGLCCAALLARYGFDVTVCESHTIPGGAAHAFERDGFKFDSGPSLYSGLSYSPSSSPLRQVLDAIGEDLEWKTYDVWGCHLPEGSFNNPIGTDQFDEVLEQFQGPQAVAEWHRFKKVMAPLAEAAIAIPPAAFRADLGVVRTLGRYLPAMLKQTKYIRQLTGPFSRILGREISDPFIHRWMDMLCFLLSGLPADGTIAAEMAFMFAEWYQPNMVLDYPVGGAGTFVDALVRGLEKRGGTLMLGAHVEQVLIENKRAVGVQLRNGKTLRAKRAVVSNASVWDTLKLLPEGAVPKKFVTERQATPECESFMHLHLGIDAANLPEDLECHYIVVKDWELGITAPQNIVLLSIPSVLDPSLAPPGKHVIHAYTPGNEPYEVWQGMDRRSDAYQQLKQERSEIMWQAIKRVMPDICDRTELTLVGTPLTHARFLRRHHGSYGPAIRAGQSIFPGPGTPLSGLLCCGDSTFPGIGLPAVAASGMIAANTLATVPQHLKMLKEIGCLG, from the coding sequence ATGACTTTGGATACGATCGAAACAGATGTGGTAGTAATCGGTAGCGGTATCGGTGGTCTCTGCTGCGCTGCATTGCTGGCTCGCTATGGATTTGATGTAACGGTGTGCGAGAGTCATACGATTCCGGGGGGCGCAGCCCATGCCTTTGAACGAGATGGGTTCAAGTTCGATTCGGGGCCGTCGCTTTATTCTGGCCTGTCCTATAGTCCTTCCTCCAGTCCGCTGCGGCAGGTGCTCGACGCCATTGGCGAAGATCTAGAGTGGAAAACCTATGATGTGTGGGGCTGTCATCTCCCAGAGGGAAGTTTTAACAATCCCATCGGCACCGACCAGTTTGATGAAGTCTTGGAGCAGTTTCAAGGTCCACAGGCTGTCGCGGAATGGCACCGATTTAAGAAGGTAATGGCTCCGCTGGCAGAGGCTGCGATCGCAATTCCCCCCGCCGCCTTTCGAGCCGATTTGGGCGTCGTCAGAACCCTAGGACGCTATCTACCGGCGATGTTGAAGCAAACGAAGTATATTCGTCAGCTCACCGGTCCCTTTAGCCGTATATTAGGCCGCGAAATTAGCGACCCTTTTATACACCGTTGGATGGATATGCTCTGTTTCTTGCTGTCGGGGTTGCCTGCCGACGGCACCATTGCGGCTGAAATGGCCTTTATGTTTGCCGAGTGGTATCAGCCCAACATGGTCCTTGACTATCCTGTTGGGGGAGCCGGTACCTTTGTCGATGCCCTCGTGCGCGGTTTAGAAAAACGGGGTGGAACCCTGATGCTAGGTGCCCATGTTGAGCAGGTACTGATAGAGAATAAACGGGCCGTAGGTGTCCAGCTCCGCAATGGTAAAACCTTGCGGGCAAAACGAGCCGTCGTCTCTAACGCCTCTGTTTGGGACACCCTAAAGCTATTGCCAGAGGGTGCCGTCCCGAAAAAATTTGTGACTGAGCGGCAGGCCACGCCGGAGTGCGAAAGCTTTATGCACTTGCATTTGGGCATTGATGCCGCCAATTTGCCCGAGGATTTAGAGTGTCATTACATTGTCGTTAAAGATTGGGAACTAGGAATCACGGCCCCTCAGAATATTGTGCTGTTGTCGATCCCCTCTGTTTTAGATCCGTCGCTGGCCCCACCGGGTAAGCATGTGATTCATGCCTATACGCCAGGGAATGAGCCCTATGAGGTCTGGCAGGGAATGGATAGACGGAGTGATGCCTATCAACAGCTAAAGCAAGAACGTTCAGAAATTATGTGGCAGGCGATTAAGCGGGTGATGCCTGATATTTGCGATCGCACCGAACTCACCCTTGTTGGTACCCCTCTTACCCATGCGCGCTTTCTACGGCGACATCACGGCTCCTATGGTCCCGCCATTCGAGCCGGACAATCCATTTTCCCAGGACCGGGAACGCCTTTGTCGGGTTTACTTTGCTGTGGCGACTCCACCTTTCCTGGTATCGGTCTTCCCGCCGTCGCCGCCAGCGGCATGATTGCCGCGAACACCTTAGCCACCGTACCCCAGCACTTAAAAATGCTAAAAGAGATTGGTTGTCTGGGGTGA
- a CDS encoding glycosyltransferase family 4 protein gives MTLRLLFVSTSVGPLGSGMGGGVELTINNLAHSLLQRGHQVQVVAPDGSQFSAAPIINIEGQLQVSAQHQSRGTPIEMPGDSVLGNMWAYARRVQADFDLIVNFAYDWLPLYLTQFFQTPVAHLISMGSLTEAIDQVISRAIAYSPQCIAVHTRSQAETFDFADRCHVLGNGFDLSLYKYCAEPSAGLAWLGRIAPEKALEDAVRASEQAGLPLQVLGHLQDQDYFDQTLSQFPGAQVDYLGFLPTDKMQQVLRRCRALLVTPRWVEAFGNVVIEALACGVPVIAYRRGGPAEIVRDGETGWLVEPDSVEGLVDAIANLSQINRHACRQQAEQDYSLAALGERAEQWFDKILRQP, from the coding sequence ATGACTTTGCGTTTGCTATTCGTTTCTACATCCGTTGGACCGCTGGGGTCCGGGATGGGCGGGGGAGTTGAGCTAACAATTAATAATTTGGCGCACAGTTTGCTCCAGCGGGGGCATCAGGTGCAGGTTGTCGCGCCAGATGGGTCGCAGTTTTCAGCAGCACCCATCATAAATATAGAGGGGCAACTGCAGGTCTCGGCACAGCATCAGAGTCGGGGGACTCCGATCGAGATGCCTGGGGACTCAGTTCTTGGCAATATGTGGGCCTACGCCCGTCGAGTTCAGGCAGACTTCGACTTGATCGTCAATTTTGCCTACGACTGGTTGCCTCTCTACCTAACTCAGTTTTTTCAGACGCCTGTGGCCCATCTCATCAGTATGGGATCTTTAACGGAGGCGATAGATCAGGTTATATCTCGGGCGATTGCCTATTCTCCGCAGTGCATTGCTGTGCATACGCGCAGTCAAGCGGAGACCTTTGATTTTGCGGATCGATGCCATGTTTTAGGCAATGGCTTTGACCTGTCGCTCTATAAGTATTGTGCTGAGCCATCGGCAGGGCTAGCGTGGCTGGGGCGAATTGCGCCGGAGAAGGCGCTTGAGGATGCGGTGAGAGCTTCGGAGCAGGCAGGGCTACCTCTACAGGTGCTAGGTCATCTACAGGATCAAGATTATTTCGACCAAACGTTATCCCAGTTCCCTGGGGCACAGGTTGATTATTTGGGTTTTCTGCCTACGGATAAGATGCAGCAGGTGTTACGCCGGTGTCGCGCGCTACTGGTGACGCCACGCTGGGTAGAGGCTTTTGGCAATGTTGTGATTGAGGCTTTGGCCTGTGGGGTGCCGGTGATTGCCTATCGGCGAGGCGGTCCGGCTGAGATTGTGCGCGATGGCGAGACGGGCTGGCTGGTGGAGCCAGATAGTGTTGAAGGGTTAGTGGATGCGATCGCAAACCTTTCCCAAATAAACCGCCATGCCTGCCGCCAGCAAGCCGAACAGGATTATTCACTTGCGGCATTGGGGGAACGGGCCGAACAGTGGTTTGACAAAATTCTGCGGCAGCCTTGA
- a CDS encoding alpha-E domain-containing protein, with protein sequence MLSRVANSIYWLNRYIERAENVARFLEVNINLMLDIPTGIEQQWQPLVTTTGDRAFFEQHYGEATAENVIQFLTFDQQYPNSIFSCWQMARENARSVREIISSEMWSEVNAAHQMVSKASKDLSISDLSDFLEQVKQASHSFVGTTDATLSRNEAWHFGRMGRFLERADKTSRILDVKYYVLLPSATDVGTLLDELGWMALLKSASAYEMYRQSSQQHRITPAGVSGFLILDPEFPRSVQFCLWQAEQSLHRITGTPLGSWHIPIERSLGRLRSEMEYLMIDEIIDRGIHEFLDQLQQSMNEVNNGIYETFFALPPLETTAAPQSQSQSQGQGQNQSQTFATPQSY encoded by the coding sequence ATGCTTAGTCGCGTTGCCAATTCAATTTACTGGCTCAATCGCTATATTGAGCGCGCTGAAAACGTCGCTCGATTTCTAGAAGTCAACATCAATCTGATGCTGGATATTCCCACCGGAATTGAGCAGCAGTGGCAGCCATTAGTAACCACAACAGGCGATCGCGCTTTCTTTGAACAGCATTACGGCGAAGCGACCGCAGAGAACGTCATTCAGTTTCTCACCTTTGATCAGCAATATCCCAACTCGATTTTCTCCTGCTGGCAGATGGCCCGAGAGAATGCCCGTTCCGTACGCGAAATTATTTCGTCCGAAATGTGGAGTGAGGTGAATGCCGCTCACCAAATGGTGTCAAAAGCGTCTAAGGATTTATCGATATCCGATCTCAGTGATTTTTTAGAGCAGGTCAAACAGGCCAGTCATTCCTTTGTCGGCACCACGGATGCCACTCTCAGCCGCAACGAAGCTTGGCATTTTGGCCGCATGGGTCGCTTTTTAGAGCGGGCCGATAAAACCTCCCGCATTCTAGATGTCAAATACTATGTGTTGCTTCCTTCTGCCACCGATGTCGGGACACTCCTCGACGAACTCGGATGGATGGCCCTCTTAAAATCGGCCAGTGCCTATGAAATGTACCGTCAGAGCAGCCAGCAACATCGCATCACTCCGGCGGGGGTTTCAGGTTTTCTGATCCTCGATCCAGAATTTCCACGGTCGGTTCAGTTTTGCCTCTGGCAGGCCGAGCAGTCTCTCCATCGGATCACCGGTACGCCCCTAGGGTCTTGGCATATCCCCATTGAGCGCTCGCTGGGTCGCCTCCGTTCTGAAATGGAATACTTGATGATCGATGAGATTATCGATCGGGGTATCCATGAGTTTTTGGATCAACTGCAGCAGTCCATGAACGAGGTCAATAATGGCATCTATGAAACATTTTTTGCCCTGCCGCCGCTAGAGACCACGGCTGCGCCTCAGAGTCAAAGCCAGAGCCAAGGCCAGGGCCAGAACCAAAGCCAAACCTTCGCTACCCCACAGAGTTATTAG
- a CDS encoding circularly permuted type 2 ATP-grasp protein, translating to MRFDNYELDNFYDELFQSADQPRPAGAALVDRIHQLGPGELLQRQQAAQQALFKLGATFGVYGDNQGSDRIFPFDVIPRIISAQEWRHLETGLKQRIHALNLFIDDIYHDQKIIKDGKIPAELILSATGFQKPCMGLNPPEGVWCHITGSDLVRDRNGQWYVLEDNLRCPSGVSYVLENRRVMKSTFPQVFEEIPIQPVDGYPSQLLNTLLHLVPENIAHPTVVVLTPGIYNSAYFEHSYLAQQMGVELVEGRDLVVADGHLQMRTTQGLQRVDVIYRRIDDTFIDPLEFQADSLLGVPGLMQVYREGRVAIANALGTGIADDKVIYAFVPNMIRYYLGEDPILANVPTYLCWEPKQLDHVLGNLDQLVVKSADESGGYGMLVGTQSTQAEREEFAQKIKANPRKYIAQPTLCLSRVPTILEQEFVGCHVDLRPYILYGQDIYVHPGGLTRVALKKGSLVVNSSQGGGSKDTWVLCE from the coding sequence TTGCGATTTGACAATTATGAATTAGATAACTTCTACGATGAACTGTTTCAATCAGCCGATCAGCCAAGACCGGCAGGAGCTGCTCTCGTAGACCGTATCCATCAGCTTGGCCCAGGGGAGCTGCTACAGCGACAGCAGGCGGCTCAGCAGGCACTCTTCAAACTCGGGGCGACGTTTGGAGTCTACGGCGACAATCAAGGAAGCGATCGCATCTTTCCCTTCGACGTCATCCCCCGCATCATCTCGGCTCAGGAGTGGCGTCATTTAGAAACAGGGCTAAAGCAGCGGATTCATGCCCTAAACCTCTTTATTGACGACATCTATCACGATCAAAAAATCATCAAAGATGGCAAGATTCCGGCGGAGCTGATTCTCTCGGCAACGGGGTTTCAGAAGCCCTGCATGGGCTTGAATCCACCTGAGGGCGTTTGGTGCCACATCACGGGGTCTGATCTAGTCCGAGATCGCAACGGCCAGTGGTATGTTCTTGAAGATAATTTGCGCTGCCCTTCAGGGGTTTCCTACGTGCTGGAAAACCGACGGGTGATGAAAAGCACCTTCCCGCAGGTATTTGAAGAGATCCCGATTCAGCCAGTGGATGGATACCCCAGCCAACTACTCAATACGCTGCTGCATCTGGTCCCCGAAAATATTGCTCACCCAACCGTGGTGGTCCTGACGCCGGGGATCTATAACTCGGCCTATTTTGAGCATTCCTATCTGGCGCAACAGATGGGCGTGGAGCTGGTAGAGGGTCGCGATCTAGTAGTGGCAGATGGACACCTGCAAATGCGGACCACCCAAGGACTGCAGCGGGTTGACGTGATTTATCGCCGCATTGACGACACCTTTATTGACCCCCTAGAGTTTCAGGCAGATTCGCTGCTGGGGGTGCCGGGGTTAATGCAGGTGTATCGAGAAGGGAGAGTTGCGATCGCAAATGCTCTCGGCACCGGCATCGCTGACGACAAGGTGATCTACGCTTTCGTCCCTAACATGATTCGCTATTACCTGGGTGAAGACCCGATTTTAGCCAACGTCCCCACCTATCTCTGCTGGGAACCTAAACAGTTAGACCATGTTTTAGGAAACCTCGATCAGCTCGTGGTCAAATCTGCCGATGAATCCGGTGGCTACGGAATGCTGGTGGGTACCCAGTCAACCCAAGCTGAACGGGAAGAATTTGCCCAAAAGATTAAAGCCAATCCGCGAAAGTATATCGCCCAGCCCACTCTCTGTCTCTCTCGCGTCCCCACCATTCTGGAACAGGAGTTCGTCGGCTGTCACGTCGATTTGCGCCCCTACATTCTCTACGGCCAAGATATTTACGTTCATCCAGGGGGACTGACGCGGGTGGCATTGAAAAAAGGGTCTCTAGTCGTAAACTCCTCTCAAGGGGGCGGTAGCAAAGATACCTGGGTTCTGTGCGAGTAA
- a CDS encoding transglutaminase family protein, producing the protein MRYQISHVTRYTYAQPAILEPHVLRLRPRSDGFQSLDSYQLQVEPNPLEITQLLDAEGDAIAKCWWSPQSTATLSITAISTVTTHITNPFNYLLEPWATEGPIDYPSSIRTALAPYLDHTSAPAATQLAHEIAVAVDWNTVEFLSTLNQRIYDQCDYQERPTGPPWPPEITWGRKTGSCRDFVVLFMAACRAAGLAARFVSGYEQGDPACEQTLHAWAEVYLPGAGWRGYDPTLGLVTCDRHVALVTSYQPRSTVPVSGTHRSGCATTLTTEVSIKLIV; encoded by the coding sequence GTGCGGTATCAAATTAGTCACGTCACTCGGTACACCTACGCGCAACCGGCAATCTTAGAACCTCATGTTTTGCGCCTGCGTCCTCGGTCAGATGGCTTTCAAAGCCTAGATTCATATCAGCTACAGGTGGAACCCAATCCGCTGGAGATAACGCAGTTATTGGATGCCGAGGGAGATGCGATCGCAAAGTGTTGGTGGTCCCCTCAATCGACGGCAACCCTGAGCATTACAGCCATCTCAACCGTTACGACTCACATCACCAACCCCTTCAATTATCTGTTGGAGCCCTGGGCCACCGAAGGCCCCATCGACTACCCCAGCTCCATCAGAACCGCACTTGCACCTTATCTAGACCACACCAGCGCTCCGGCTGCCACTCAACTGGCCCACGAGATCGCAGTGGCCGTTGACTGGAATACAGTAGAGTTTCTCTCGACCTTAAATCAGCGCATCTATGATCAGTGTGACTATCAAGAACGTCCCACAGGTCCACCCTGGCCTCCTGAGATCACCTGGGGTCGAAAAACGGGATCCTGTCGTGATTTTGTGGTCCTATTTATGGCCGCGTGTCGAGCCGCGGGTTTAGCCGCCCGTTTTGTCAGCGGCTATGAGCAGGGAGATCCGGCCTGCGAGCAAACGCTCCATGCTTGGGCTGAGGTTTATTTACCCGGTGCCGGTTGGCGAGGGTATGACCCGACGTTGGGACTTGTGACTTGCGATCGCCATGTTGCTTTAGTAACCAGCTATCAGCCTCGCAGTACCGTGCCAGTGTCAGGTACCCATCGTTCTGGTTGCGCCACCACACTCACAACAGAAGTATCCATTAAGCTCATAGTCTAG
- a CDS encoding Uma2 family endonuclease, giving the protein MLQIDLNQLPSTDELPCSDDTPVDNEDQNLLPNLLLFLLCSIWSERMDWYFGVDMAIYHTTGINPRVPVVPDAFLSLGVERKKGGKSRKSYAVWEEEGTVPILALEMVSHQPGGEYEAKQSLYANLGVLYYIIYNPEFWQRDRHQPFEVYKLVNGSYKLQIGEPYWMPEVGLGIGRSEQVMGGIKQELLAWYDSQGDRYLSDDERAEAERQRADDAQQHVEKLLARLRSEGISEEDLS; this is encoded by the coding sequence ATGCTTCAGATTGACCTAAATCAATTGCCCAGCACCGACGAACTACCCTGCTCTGACGACACCCCAGTGGACAACGAAGATCAGAATTTACTGCCGAACCTGCTGCTTTTTCTGCTGTGCAGTATTTGGTCCGAGCGCATGGACTGGTACTTCGGCGTAGATATGGCGATTTATCACACCACTGGCATTAATCCCAGAGTTCCTGTGGTACCCGACGCCTTTTTGAGTTTAGGTGTTGAGCGAAAGAAGGGAGGTAAATCTCGCAAAAGCTATGCCGTCTGGGAAGAGGAGGGCACAGTCCCCATTTTGGCGTTAGAAATGGTGTCTCACCAACCCGGTGGCGAATACGAGGCAAAACAGTCTCTCTATGCCAATCTGGGCGTGCTGTATTACATCATCTATAACCCTGAATTTTGGCAGCGGGATCGGCATCAGCCTTTCGAAGTCTACAAGCTGGTGAACGGCAGCTACAAACTTCAAATTGGCGAACCCTACTGGATGCCGGAAGTGGGCCTAGGCATCGGCAGATCGGAGCAGGTGATGGGTGGCATCAAGCAAGAACTTTTGGCTTGGTATGACAGTCAAGGTGACCGTTATCTGTCAGATGATGAAAGAGCTGAAGCAGAGCGGCAGCGTGCTGATGACGCTCAACAGCATGTAGAAAAGCTATTAGCACGGTTACGATCTGAAGGGATCTCAGAAGAAGACTTGAGCTGA
- a CDS encoding undecaprenyl-diphosphate phosphatase, whose product MIGLGLNLSNAIISSTWNLAKAPLSLAVDTAATDASRGVVQASLEAILLGLVQGITEFLPISSTAHLLIVTQVLGWEDLGEKYFVDAIQFGSVIAVLLYFRADLKQIISGSWAAYQQKDWQREEWKILLGIAIGTLPALTIGYIFRDSIPESAFVIAIASILMSILLGIAEKAGRRLRDFNKLEIKDGLLVGLGQMLALIPGASRSGSTLTTGLLLGLKRDTAARFSFLLGLPTLGLATLFQSRKVIGNLDAAIPLLFGILSAFIFSYLAIAWLLKFLRQQSTWVFVWYRLAFGAAILGAIATGWLPR is encoded by the coding sequence ATGATTGGGTTAGGGCTAAACCTGTCAAACGCAATAATCAGTAGTACTTGGAATTTAGCCAAAGCACCCCTCTCTCTAGCCGTAGACACGGCAGCTACGGATGCCTCCAGAGGCGTTGTTCAAGCTTCACTAGAGGCAATCCTATTGGGCCTTGTCCAGGGGATTACGGAATTTTTACCCATCAGCAGTACGGCCCACCTTCTAATTGTGACGCAGGTGCTAGGTTGGGAAGACTTAGGTGAGAAGTATTTTGTTGATGCGATTCAGTTTGGCAGCGTCATTGCAGTGCTGCTCTATTTCCGCGCAGATTTGAAGCAAATTATTTCTGGGTCTTGGGCCGCCTACCAGCAAAAAGATTGGCAGCGTGAGGAATGGAAAATCCTGCTGGGAATCGCAATAGGGACGCTGCCCGCTCTGACGATTGGATATATTTTCCGGGATTCGATTCCTGAAAGCGCTTTTGTCATTGCGATCGCATCTATCCTAATGTCGATCTTGCTGGGCATCGCCGAAAAAGCCGGTCGTCGCCTACGGGACTTTAACAAGTTAGAGATTAAGGATGGTCTACTCGTGGGCTTGGGTCAGATGCTGGCCCTCATCCCTGGCGCTTCTCGCTCTGGCTCCACGCTGACCACAGGGTTGCTGCTGGGCCTGAAAAGAGACACAGCCGCTCGCTTTTCTTTTTTGTTGGGGTTGCCAACTCTAGGGCTGGCAACGCTGTTCCAATCTCGTAAAGTCATAGGGAATCTCGACGCAGCCATTCCCCTGTTGTTTGGTATTCTCTCAGCGTTTATTTTTTCTTATCTGGCTATTGCCTGGCTGCTCAAGTTTCTGCGGCAGCAGAGCACCTGGGTGTTTGTTTGGTATCGGCTGGCGTTTGGGGCTGCAATTTTAGGTGCGATCGCAACCGGCTGGCTACCGCGATAA